TACGCAGGGTTGGCGGGTCGTTGTCCATGCTCAGATAAACAGGGCAATCAGCAGCGCCCACAGCACAGCTTTTACTGAAAATAGTGCGAGACGGCCAGCCTTTAGTGCCAATGTAGGCCGCGCCGGTTTCATCCAGGCAGTAGGTTTCCTCCCAAGCATAATTTTTGTTCTGGCCCGGCATGGTGCGGGTGGTGATGAGGCAGGTCAGGGCTTTAACAGGCTTTCCGTCGTAGCGAATAAAGTTCTGTTCAAGCGGTGAGGCGGCATACAGCAAAGGAGATATATTTGCCGCCGCAGCCTTACTTTGTGCCTCAGCGTTGAAACCCGCTTTATTGTTGAGTTTGACGCTGACGGCCTCATTGTTCATATAACGCAGCATTTCACCGCCGTTTTCCGTCAGAAAGAAGGTGTACCGCTCAGGGTGAATATGCCCCTGAATGGTGATGGCGGAGCTGAGTGCCGGGAACAAAAGAGCCGGGAGTAAAACCAGGCGTGAGAGTAATGTCGACATAAAGACATCCTTATTCATTACTGTTAACGATACGGGTGAACTTGTAGTGGGGGAGGGGATTAATGGCTAATGCAGCCTTCCCAGGTCAGGTCCTGCAATGCGTCATGCAGCCCAGCGGCTTTAAAGGGGTGAGATAAAGGTTTGTTCATCCGGGTGACTTCAATTCGACCATCATCATTTGTATTTTTAAGCGCCATAAAGGCCGCCTCGCCAGGCTGGTAATGGACGGAGTTGATATTCAGTCTCACTGTTTCCTGCCCTCCGTTGGGCGTTTCCGAATGAGCTGTATCTGCCGTGCTGTAACCTACGACTAGTTGGTTGTCTCTGCAGGTCAAAGTCAGGCGTTCGCCTGCGCTGTTGTCGGTGTTAAGTTCAAACTCCATCACATTGATAGTGCCAAACCAGCTCCCCCATTGTTGCTCCCGGCCTATGGCGTGCGAAGCGGCGCTGAACAGCGTGGCACTCAAGAGCAGTGCAGAGGTTATCTTCAACATAAAAAATCTTTACTGAGTGTTTTATAAGATAAAAATGGCCCCTGAGCTCTGTCTGAGGCCATCCAATCGTATGCATTTGGCAGGGGATGGGACAATCGTTAATACAGATCGGTTTGCTGAAATTGATCGCTTTTATCTATCATAAAAACGATCAATAACATTAAATTGATAGTTTTTGGCTATTATGGTTTGGGTATCGATCGGTGTCGCAGATCAACAAGATGCAGTCCGGAAATAGAGAGCAGTCCCGGTTCGTTTGAGTGATGTAGGCATGAAATTTTTTGCGATATTTTTTTAACGATACATTATTAATAACTCGCTTTGATGCAGGTTGTTATTAGTTTCTTCAGATGATTTAACTTCGGACCAAATAAGGACTATATTATGTAAGTTAATTGACGTTTTTAGATGTTTCCTTCTTCTATTGTAAACTTAACATGCAGAAGAATATCTGTGGCTGATTGGTATTATAATAATAAAGAAGTACTGTATTCAGTATTATAATAATCTATATCACACTCCCATCGCAATAATTCTTAATATATATAACTGTAATGCATTACATATCCAGTTCATCATATTGAGATGATTAATGCCAGAGGTTAAAAGTGAAAACATTCATCAGTCCTTTTGGACTAAGCAATCAGCATCATATGGATCGTATTCGTGAAACACTTGATAAGTCTTTACAGGAATACCCAAGGACGTTTGTGTTAAGTATCATACTAAGATTGCCTGACGAGAATTATGAAAATTACAAGGCAGACCCTAAATTAATAACCCGGTTTATTGAATCTTTGAAATCTCAGATTGAGCATACACAGAAACGTAAAGCCGCAGAGGGGAAACGTATTCGCACCTGTAATGTTCGTTATGCTTGGTCGAGAGAGTTTGGTGAAGAAAAGGGCAAAAAGCATTATCATGTGGCATTGATGCTGAATAACGATGTGTACTGTAATGCGGGTACCTATTATCCCATACAAGGTCTGTATATCCATAATCTGGCATTAATGATTATGAAAGCCTGGGTGAGAACGCTGGGTCTCAATGTCACGCCTGATTATCAAAAGTATTACCCGCTAGTGCATTTTGTTAAGGAAGGGGATTTCAGGCTGGATAGGAAGGGTAAAAACTTTGAGTACTATTACAGTCAACTTGACCGCAGTTTGTCCTATTTAACGAAGCTCGCCACGAAAGACAGTTCTGATGGCATGCGTAATTTTGGTTGCAGTCAGTCCTGATTATTTCTGGCATGGATAGGCTGTGATTTGAAAAGGCGTGTAGCAGCGTTGCAGCGGTTTCTGAGGCGGTCTATTGCTCTGTGCCGCAGTGCTGTAGCAATAGACCGGCTTTAAGAGAAGTTGATTGATTAATGAGCTTGCCAGGGGGTATTATGCGTACTTGTGGGCGTTAAGCTCGCTACGCCCGCTACAGGTAGCAATTGTAGCGGGGTAAATGAGATGTCTGCGTTAGTTTTAGAGACCCCGGGTGCTGAGATGTTACACACCGACGAGCCGGGACCAGAGTTAAAAGCCGGCAGGCTTTATAGGCTGGTAAGGTGGCAGGATAACAAATCTACCCAATGGCTGCATATCAGGTGGCGGAACAATAATACCCATAGCGTTCATGGTTGAAATATAAATTGGGTTGTTGGGGTGACTTTGAACGCTATATATCTGTCCTTTGATGGATAAATAATTAAGCAGCGAATTCAGCTTATCACTCTTACGCAAACGGTTAGGGCCGTATTTTAATGCGTAATTCTTTCTAATCGGTCTGCCGTAATTCTGATGAATTCTTTCGATGATCCATAAGCGCAGTTCCTCTGCATCCTGTTCGAGTTGGTACTCGGGTGTGAGTTTATAAAAAAGAGTAGCAGCATGGTCGAGATACCACTCCATTATACAGGCCGCACGTTCCATCGATTCGAGTGTAATAGTCTGACTGCCAAGGTGACTGAAGTAATGGAGCGCCCCGGCAATACGCAGTGTGTTTGTGTTTGCCTTTTGGACCATATCAGAAATGCATGACCATGGCTGATGAGGTATTGCCTTAGCGACCCATTGCTCGCGTTTAATCGCCCAAAAATTACTGGCCTGAGCATCTGGCATCAATTGCACTTTATTCATGTTACCTGAATCGATTTGAGCTTTCTGAGCTGCCAGCAGGGATTTTATTCTGTCATGAAATTCAGGCAGAGCATTTTCATTCTGAAGTTGAGGTGTTGTATTAAAACGATATCCAAAAGGAACGGTGTGGTTGAGGGGAGGCACACTGGCAAACAAAATACGGGATAAAAAGCCACTGGCTTTGGCTGTATCACCCTGCTTCTTCAGGTAATCTAAACAAATCGCTGGCTGTACCATAAGCAGAATGGTGAGCAGTGGTTTGATGCCAAAGCTTTCACGATTACCACGGTTATAATTATAAATGCCGCCATCCCAGGCCGTGTTAAGAAACCCAAGATGGTTTTTGAGGTCACTGTTAAAAAAAGTGATGGCTTCATCAGTGATAAGAGCTGCGCTGGAATAGCGGCGCAACCCCTCAATGAGGGCCGCAGGTGAAACATCGTTGTAAAGGATGTCAGGATTCACCGGCGCTTGCGGCGCGTTTGAAGAATGCAGAATCAGTTCGGCCTGCTCATCCGCGCCGTTATCCCCTTTTTTAATGGCTGCACGAAAACGACTTTTTAATGCCTGCCGCGCTGTGTTCCAGACATCAAGCTCATCCTCGTAGGCTGCAAGCTTGCATTTGTAATCCTGTTTGATTGCCACGGCAAAATTGTAAAACGGAGCCATGACCTGATTCTTAATGGTCGTTTTACCCATGCCTGATTCGGCCATCGTCATGAAATAAAGTGCACACGGCTCTGCTTTACCGGTATAGGGATTGATTACTTCAATCAGTGACTGGCAGGCGAGAGAGATGGATGTCAGCAGGATGTTCGCGATGAGTTCAGACGGGACGTTATTCCCATTCTGAAGCTGACGAAAAACATTTTGTATGTCTGATGAAAGAGCATTAACAGGGAAGGCTGAAGCTAAGGCTGCGGCTTCGGCAAGTGTAGTGGCTGGTTTATGAACCATGATATTCATCCTTTGATCAAGTAGCGGCATAACTGAAGTGCCTTACCCCGGCGGGTAAGGGCACTCAGTGTTGTTGCTTTTGGTATTTGGGTTTTCTTGTGAGCGATGACTGAAAAGAAAAGGTAGAACGGGATCAGCCAGCTTTGCGCAACAGAACCCATTCATCCAGCTCGGACTCGAGCCAGCCAACAGATTGCTTACCGAGGGGGTAAGGCTTCGGGAACGCCGGATCGTGGCGTGGGGATTTGGCGTTAAGCCAGTCGTAGATGGTGGAACGCGCGATGCCGAGTTTGGCCGCAACTGCTCGCATACGCAGGATTTTTACCGTCTGGGTGTAGGTGGTCATCTTTCTACCTCATTGAACTGTATGGATGTAAGTTATTTGTTTAATAACGGCTCTCCGTTATTCAATACCTGAGCCGACTGGCTGGTATACGATGGATGGTAATGAAGTCGAATAGTGTCTAAAATTGGCAATTACCACTTACTTTTTTTGACACTAACTTATGCCAGCCACAACATCCGTACACAAAGCAGCGTTTGATGCTATCGAC
This genomic window from Pantoea sp. Lij88 contains:
- a CDS encoding inovirus Gp2 family protein, with protein sequence MKTFISPFGLSNQHHMDRIRETLDKSLQEYPRTFVLSIILRLPDENYENYKADPKLITRFIESLKSQIEHTQKRKAAEGKRIRTCNVRYAWSREFGEEKGKKHYHVALMLNNDVYCNAGTYYPIQGLYIHNLALMIMKAWVRTLGLNVTPDYQKYYPLVHFVKEGDFRLDRKGKNFEYYYSQLDRSLSYLTKLATKDSSDGMRNFGCSQS
- a CDS encoding YfjI family protein; translation: MVHKPATTLAEAAALASAFPVNALSSDIQNVFRQLQNGNNVPSELIANILLTSISLACQSLIEVINPYTGKAEPCALYFMTMAESGMGKTTIKNQVMAPFYNFAVAIKQDYKCKLAAYEDELDVWNTARQALKSRFRAAIKKGDNGADEQAELILHSSNAPQAPVNPDILYNDVSPAALIEGLRRYSSAALITDEAITFFNSDLKNHLGFLNTAWDGGIYNYNRGNRESFGIKPLLTILLMVQPAICLDYLKKQGDTAKASGFLSRILFASVPPLNHTVPFGYRFNTTPQLQNENALPEFHDRIKSLLAAQKAQIDSGNMNKVQLMPDAQASNFWAIKREQWVAKAIPHQPWSCISDMVQKANTNTLRIAGALHYFSHLGSQTITLESMERAACIMEWYLDHAATLFYKLTPEYQLEQDAEELRLWIIERIHQNYGRPIRKNYALKYGPNRLRKSDKLNSLLNYLSIKGQIYSVQSHPNNPIYISTMNAMGIIVPPPDMQPLGRFVILPPYQPIKPAGF
- a CDS encoding AlpA family transcriptional regulator: MTTYTQTVKILRMRAVAAKLGIARSTIYDWLNAKSPRHDPAFPKPYPLGKQSVGWLESELDEWVLLRKAG